AGGCGCGCCCGATGGTGGCCTCGTCCATCCCCGATCCGGTGTCGGTGATTGAGATGGCGACATATTCGCCCGCGTCGATCGCCATGTGCGCCGCCGGAGCCATCACGCGCTCGTTGGCGGCGACGATGGTCAGCCGGCCGCTGCCGTCCATGGCATCTCGCGCGTTCACGACGAGGTTCAGGATCGCGTTTTCAAGCTGATTGGCGTCGACTTCGACCCGCCACAGATCGGGCGCAATCCGGGTACCGAAAAGTATCCGCTCGCCGAGGGTCCGCGTGAGCAGATCGTTCATGCCCTCGAGCAAGCGCCCGAGATGAACGCGCTTGGGATCGAGCGGCTGCCGGCGCGAAAAGGCGAGCAGCCGCTGGGTGAGCGACGCCGCGCGTTCCGAGCTCTTGAGAGCATTGCCGAGCGCGCGGGAGATCCGGTCGTCCGCCTCCGGGCTCATGCGGCGCATCGCCATGTCGAGATTGCCGATGATCACCGTCAGCAGATTGTTGAAATCGTGGGCGATGCCACCGGTCAGCTGCCCCACCGCCTCCATCTTCTGGGACTGGCGGAGCGCATCCTCGGCCTCCTTGCGGCTGGCAATCTCCTCTTCGACACGGGCTTCGAGCGTCTCGTTGAGCTCTCGGAGCTGCTCCTGGGCGCGTCGCGACTCGGTGATGTCGTAGATGACGCCGACGTGGCGCATGCCGGCGCCCTCATTGTCGCGGATTGCCTCGCCGCGCCGCGCAATCCAGCGATATTCCCGATCGTCGGCACGGCGAATGCGGATCTCGGCATATTCAACCGCCGAGCCGGGATGATCCTCGGCGTCGAGCAATTCACCCTGCTCGACGCAGGCGTTGATGGTGGCAACGGGGAGCACGGCCGCGGAATGGAGGCCCAACAGGCGGCAGAATTGTTCCGAGACGGAGGCCGTGCCGAAGCCTGGAACGTGCTCGAACGTGCCGACTCCGCCGGCGCTCTGTGCAATGCGAAGCCGCTCTTCGATCCGCCGGCGCGCGGTGACGTCGATCAGGATCCCAGAGAAGCGGATCGGACGCTCATTGGCATCATAATGACAGCGGCCGTGCGCCTCAACCCAGCGCACGACGCCGTCATCGCCGATCAGGCGATAGGTCTTGAGAAAGACTTCGGCGCCATGGAGCATGCCGGCGACGGCGATACGGATACGGGGCGCGTCGCTCGGGTCGATGGCTGCGAAGAACGTCTCGGTCGGCAGCCCTGCGGCGGCCCGATCGGCATCGACCCCATAGAGCGCTGCCAGCCGCGGATCGAAGTAGAGCAGACGGGCCTCTATGTCCCAATCCCAGGCTCCGGCGGCGCCTGCCGCCGCCAACGACACGTTCAGCCTCTCGCCAAGATCGGCCAGCATGCCGGGCTCGCGGAGTCCGCTCGCCGCGGCCGCCCCGAACAGGGTGGTGAGGCCGGGCCCGGATTCAGCCAAGCGCTTCGTCCCCGCCGGCAGGCGCCTCGCCGACCACTTCGACGATGAACTGGCCGAGCAGGTCCTTGAGGGTGGTCAGCGACGGCATGTCCATCATCATCGCGATGTAGCCGCGCAGGTCGCGCTCGCGCACCGAGAAGTTGATGTACAGGAACAGCACCAGGCCCTCTTCGCCGCTGTCCGGCTCACACTCGAACAGGTCGCGCCCCGGGCCTCTGCACACCACGGGTATGGACATGGTGAGCGGGCGTCGCAGCATGTTCGCCATCGTCGC
The nucleotide sequence above comes from Sphingosinicella sp. BN140058. Encoded proteins:
- a CDS encoding hybrid sensor histidine kinase/response regulator, with translation MAESGPGLTTLFGAAAASGLREPGMLADLGERLNVSLAAAGAAGAWDWDIEARLLYFDPRLAALYGVDADRAAAGLPTETFFAAIDPSDAPRIRIAVAGMLHGAEVFLKTYRLIGDDGVVRWVEAHGRCHYDANERPIRFSGILIDVTARRRIEERLRIAQSAGGVGTFEHVPGFGTASVSEQFCRLLGLHSAAVLPVATINACVEQGELLDAEDHPGSAVEYAEIRIRRADDREYRWIARRGEAIRDNEGAGMRHVGVIYDITESRRAQEQLRELNETLEARVEEEIASRKEAEDALRQSQKMEAVGQLTGGIAHDFNNLLTVIIGNLDMAMRRMSPEADDRISRALGNALKSSERAASLTQRLLAFSRRQPLDPKRVHLGRLLEGMNDLLTRTLGERILFGTRIAPDLWRVEVDANQLENAILNLVVNARDAMDGSGRLTIVAANERVMAPAAHMAIDAGEYVAISITDTGSGMDEATIGRAFDPFFTTKEVGKGTGLGLSMVYGFVHQSGGDVEIRSVVGEGTTIRILLPRLHGAHGDGEEQPAPEARQGRLSETILVVEDDEDVRAYAVESLTELGYAVLEARDAHHAMDVLRHSGKSIALVLTDVIMPGMTGRELAERAQVFSPGLRILYMSGYPRDVIVRDGRLESGVDLLPKPFTYQALAAKVREMLDD